One genomic segment of Brassica napus cultivar Da-Ae chromosome A3, Da-Ae, whole genome shotgun sequence includes these proteins:
- the LOC106441478 gene encoding uncharacterized protein LOC106441478 has translation MSFMFQRMTLGGVSFVDAMESYMEFYKNQVRISVEGYDLSLRPVDLDISLVKHFSSCGNVEFVKVPRDPVTNAISGTSTTVVLRGKGASEKALALNGSDVGGWRASVKILPPALSSLRSGLTTREAARQYVAHFKRYMSRGITVKGYDYSLCEADVKRALVNYFSSCGEITDVFVFKRRALVYFFEYEAVESALKVCRPSQRRVTGTCFRARAMPIPKRLIVYGPDSCLATPTY, from the exons ATGTCTTTTATGTTTCAGAGAATGACATTGGGAGGTGTGAGCTTTGTGGATGCGATGGAGTCGTACATGGAGTTCTACAAAAATCA GGTTAGGATCAGCGTCGAGGGATATGACCTTTCCCTTCGACCCGTTGATCTCGACATTTCCTTGGTGAAGCACTTCAGCTCTTGTGGAAACGTGGAGTTCGTGAAGGTGCCGAGAGACCCGGTGACCAATGCTATTAGCGGCACAAGTACTACTGTGGTTCTCCGCGGGAAAGGTGCATCAGAGAAGGCCTTGGCCCTCAACGGAAGTGACGTGGGAGGATGGAGAGCGTCCGTCAAGATCTTACCACCAGCGCTAAGTAGTCTGAGATCTGGCTTGACTACTCGTGAAGCGGCACGTCAATACGTCGCCCACTTCAAAAGATACAT GAGCCGAGGCATTACTGTTAAAGGATATGATTATTCGCTCTGTGAGGCTGATGTCAAGAGGGCTTTGGTTAACTATTTCTCTTCCTGTGGAGAGATCAccgatgtttttgttttcaaaag ACGTGCTTTGGTCTACTTTTTCGAATATGAAGCAGTGGAAAGTGCTTTGAAGGTTTGTCGACCAAGTCAAAGACGTGTCACGGGGACGTGTTTCCGTGCTAGAGCTATGCCGATACCGAAACGGTTGATTGTTTATGGCCCTGACTCCTGCCTTGCTACTCCTACTTATTGA
- the LOC106432775 gene encoding transcription factor MYB41-like, with product MGRSPCCEENGLKKGPWTQEEDEKLIDHIQKHGHGSWRALPKQAGLNRCGKSCRLRWTNYLRPDIKRGNFTEEEEETIINLHSLLGNKWSSIASNLPGRTDNEIKNYWNTHLRKKLLQMGIDPVTHRPRTDHLNVLAALPQLIAAANFNNLLNLNQNVQLDASTLAKAQLLHNMIQVLSTNNNKIPSSSPLTMQTNNNLFGQSSYLENQSLFGQPQNFSHIPGANQDEKMMVENQMIEQPLDSFSSLMQMDVQDDHNSLPLLVAASPEESNQSQMMIKNKDIVHRHDTNPSSSNSSFTQDHHQPWCDTIDDEAGDSYWKEIMEQTCSEPWPFPE from the exons ATGGGGAGATCTCCGTGTTGCGAGGAGAATGGGCTGAAGAAAGGgccatggacacaagaagaggaTGAGAAACTGATTGATCACATTCAAAAACACGGCCATGGAAGCTGGAGAGCTCTTCCTAAGCAAGCCGGTTTAAACCGATGTGGAAAGAGTTGTAGACTGAGATGGACCAACTACTTGAGACCTGACATCAAGAGAGGAAACTTCaccgaagaggaagaagaaaccaTCATCAACCTCCATTCGCTTCTTGGAAACAA GTGGTCGTCAATAGCCAGTAATCTTCCTGGAAGAACGGACAATGAAATCAAAAACTATTGGAACACGCATTTGAGAAAGAAACTGCTCCAAATGGGGATTGACCCGGTGACACATAGGCCTCGAACCGACCATCTGAACGTGTTAGCCGCTCTCCCACAACTTATCGCCGCCGCAAATTTCAACAACCTCTTGAATCTCAATCAAAATGTGCAACTGGATGCATCAACTCTTGCCAAAGCTCAATTATTACACAACATGATTCAAGTCCTTAgcaccaacaacaacaagattCCAAGTTCTTCTCCATTAACCATGCAGACCAATAACAATCTCTTTGGCCAATCTTCTTACTTAGAGAACCAAAGTCTTTTTGGTCAACCTCAAAACTTCTCTCACATTCCTGGGGCTAACCAAGACGAGAAAATGATGGTAGAAAACCAAATGATTGAACAGCCTTTGGATTCTTTTTCTTCCCTGATGCAAATGGATGTTCAAGATGATCATAATTCGCTTCCTCTATTGGTTGCGGCATCTCCTGAGGAATCTAACCAAAGCCAGATGATGATCAAAAATAAAGACATCGTTCACCGTCATGATACTAACCCTTCATCATCAAACTCGTCGTTCACACAAGATCACCATCAGCCATGGTGTGACACTATTGATGATGAAGCAGGTGATTCTTATTGGAAAGAGATCATGGA GCAAACGTGTTCGGAACCATGGCCGTTTCCTGAATAG
- the LOC106432765 gene encoding histone acetyltransferase MCC1: protein MSRFPRGFVEEPETSLRRPSICFRPINPSDLERLEQIHRDLFPIRYESEFFQNVVNGGDIVSWAAVDRSRPDGHSEELIGFVTAKFVLAKESEISDLIRYDSSKGEETLVYILTLGVVETYRKLGVAKSLIKEVIKYASSIPVCRGVYLHVIAHNNPAIRLYKRMSFRCVRRLHGFYLINGQHFDSYLFVYFVNGSRSPCSPLDLVVLVLNYVRSGIKVVASKLTMKHEEKGLKGVKCKDNMRCLLPTQTKRNLASSERVSSGYDYV, encoded by the exons ATGTCGCGATTCCCTCGTGGGTTCGTGGAGGAACCCGAGACGTCTCTTCGTCGTCCGAGTATTTGCTTCAGGCCGATAAACCCTTCTGATTTAGAACGTCTGGAGCAGATCCATCGCGACTTGTTCCCAATCAG GTATGAGTCTGAGTTTTTTCAGAATGTTGTTAATGGTGGAGATATTGTCTCTTGGGCTGCTGTTGATCGGAGCCGTCCCGATGGGCATTCTGAGGAGCTTATTGGGTTTGTTACTGCCAAGTTCGTGCTTGCTAAAGAAAGTGAA ATATCAGATTTAATTAGATATGACTCGTCCAAGGGAGAGGAGACATTGGTGTACATCCTAACGCTTGGAGTTGTAGAAACCTACAGAAAACTCGGAGTAG CTAAGTCGCTTATTAAGGAGGTCATCAAATACGCTTCCAGTATCCCCGTGTGCCGTGGTGTTTACCTTCATGTGATTGCACACAACAACCCCGCGATCCGATTGTACAAAAGAATGTCTTTCAGATGTGTAAGGAGGCTACATGGATTCTACCTAATCAACGGCCAGCATTTCGATTCTTACTTGTTCGTCTACTTTGTCAACGGTTCTCGCTCTCCTTGCTCACCCTT AGATCTTGTGGTGTTGGTTCTGAACTATGTGAGGAGTGGGATCAAAGTAGTGGCATCAAAGCTGACAATGAAGCACGAAGAGAAAGGCTTGAAAGGGGTTAAATGCAAAGACAACATGCGGTGTCTATTGCCAACGCAGACCAAACGGAACCTTGCATCATCGGAAAGAGTATCATCAGGGTACGATTACGTTTAG